The sequence CATGATCCATTCGGTGAACGACTTCAAGTTGCGGATCATTGTCCTGCTGCGCTTCGGGATCTCTCCATCTTCGAGGAACGCCAGCCCGTGCATGAACATATTGTCACAGTAGATGATCCCGCCTTCACGGACAGCCGGCGTGTACTTTTCAAAGAAACGCTTGTACTGGCCTTTGGCCGCGTCGATGAAAAGGGCGTCGTACTGGCGGAACGGCAACTCGGAGTCATCGAACAGCAAGGCATCATCCAGGAAAAGACGGATGCTGCCGGACAGACCTGCCCGGGTGATATATTCGGCAGCTTTTGCATGCCGATCGCTGTCCCTCTCGATCGTCGAGACATGCAGTCCGGGGACTGCGCGGGCAAGGCGTATTGCCGAGTACCCGATCGCACTGCCGATTTCCAGCAGCCGTCCAGGCTGCTGGATCGTCAGGAGACCGATGAACGTGTCGAGACCTTCCCGATCCATGATGGGGACACGATTCTCTTCCGCATACGTTTCCATCTCCCCGATCAGGGGATCGGTTTCATTATCAAACCGTTTCCGGTATGTTACATAATCGGACATGCTGCGCACTCCATTCCATGCAATTACTTGCCGTCGATATATTTCGCTTTCAGTTTCAGGTGGTCGTCATACGTCTTGGCAAAATGGTTCTTCCCTGTCTTGTCAGCCAGGAAGTAGAAATAGCCCGTATCGGACGGATCGATGACCGCTTCGATCGATTCAGCCCCCGGAGCGGCGATCGGACCGGGCGGAAGTCCTTTGTTCTGATACGTATTGTAAGCGTTCTTCACTTCGAGGTCCTTATGGGTCACTTTGTCCTTATGCTCACCGAGTGAATACAGGACGGTCGGATCCGTCTGCAGCGGCATCTCGGCCTCCAGACGGTTGTTGAACACACTTGCAATCGTCTGCCGGTCCGCCTGCGCTGTCGCTTCCCTCTCCAGCAGGGAGGCGAATGTCAGAAGCCAGTGGACGGATTTCTTCTGCTCTTCAAGAGTGGCAAGATATGGCGTCACATTCGCCTGCGTGCCGTCGACCATTGTCTCCACGATCGTCTGGACGGTCGGCTTTTCCTCGTAGAACGGATAGGTCGCCGGGAACAGATAGCCTTCAAGCGGATGCCGGATCTCTTCGTTCTTGACCTCGTCCGTGATGATTTCAGGATAGGCGGCCTGCAAGTTCTCGATCGTCGCATCCGCATCGACATAATCCATGAATTCCTCAGCCGTGATATCCGTTTTCGCTGCTACCCGTTCCGCGATCTGATCGACCGTCAGGCCTTCAGGGATTGTCATCGTGAATACAGGAGTCCGGTAGACTTTCCCTGTCTTCAGACTCTGCAGCAGCTCATCCGGCGTCATTGCAGCCGAGAGCTCGTACGTACCGGCCTGGAAATCCGCTTCGTTATTCACTTTCGCATAATACTTGAAGATCCTGGAGTTTTTGACCAGCCCTTTTTCCTCCAGTATATCGGAGATCGTATCGAGCCCTGATCCTATGGGGATTTCCACCTGCACGGTCTTCTCGGTGTTTTCATCCATCGGCTGCAGTGCACTTTTTATGTATCGGTATCCGAAAAATCCTGTTATGGCGGTAACCAGAATAATCGCCAGAGCAATCCACAATACGATCTTGCGGACAGTGCGGACTTCTCTCTTCTGCTCTTGCATTCGTTCGAACATGACTTCCTTTTTTGACCCTTTCGCCATCCGGGTGTCACCTCTTTCTTGTTGGATCACTTGCAGTTGCGATCAGCAGCTTGCCAGCAAAGAAAAAAACGGAACGGTGTGCACCGTTCCGTACGTGCGCATATGGCTTACTCGTCTTCTTCGTCCTGCTCGTCAAGGAATGTACCGAAAACTTCTTCGATCATTTCCCACTCTTCGTCGGTTTCGACAGGCATCAGATCGCCGTCTTCCCCGTCTTCTGAAGGGACGAAGCTGGAAGCGAAGATTTCGATCTCCTCGTCGTCATCTTTCGGCTCGTCACCGAGTACGTGGTACAGGACATATGATTTTCCATAATCTTCGGATTCAAATGTGAAAATCACTTCGCACACATGCTCCGTTCCGTTTTCATCGACAATAGTCATTGTTTCCATTCCGTGTTCCATGCGATCACCTCATCTAGTTTTTTGAGTCAAGATATCCTTGCAGAATCATGACAGCTGCCATCTTATCGATGACTGTCTTGCGTTTCTTCCGGCTGACATCCGCTTCGATCAGCATCCGTTCCGCAGCCATCGTCGTCATACGCTCGTCCCACAATATGGCCGGCAGCCCGAACTTCTCTTCGAGTGCCTTTGCATACCGTTCGGATGCCTCAGCACGCGGGCCTGCCGTGTTGTTCATATTCTTCGGATAGCCGACGACGAAGGAACTGATATCATGCTCCTTCACAAGCTCCTTTATCCGTTTCATGCCGAAGTTTCCGATGCTTTCATCGATCTTGATGGTCTCGATGCCCTGGGCAGTCCAGCCCATGGCGTCACTGACCGCCACACCGACGGTTTTGGAGCCTACGTCCAGCCCCATCACCTTCACTTCGCACCGCCTCCGTTTTCACGGATATAGAACTTGACCAGTTCCTCCAGTATCTCATCCCGTTCCAATTTGCGGATCATGTTGCGAGCATCCTCATGACGCGGAATGTAAGCAGGATCGCCTGAAAGCAAATAGCCAACAAGCTGATTGATGGGATTGTATCCTTTTTCCTCTAATGCTCTGTAAACATGGAGCATGACCTGCTGCACTTCCTGCTCCATCGATTCCTCAGGAAAATTGAACTTCATCGTTTTGTCATATGAATTCACAATCGACACCCCGCTTTCAATTCATCCGATCCGCCGGACGCCCCAGCATGTTGCGGGCCGCTGGGACGGCAGCCGAAATCAGTTAAACAGATTTGACATAATCATACACGGAAAGCAGCGCTTCATCAAGTTTAGAGGCATCTTTTGCGCCAGCCATCGCCATATCCGGACGGCCGCCGCCTTTCCCGCCGCACAGTGATGCGGTGTGGCTGACGATTTTACCGGCGTGCTGCTGTCCTTTCAGATCGTCCGTGACACCGGCAGCAAGCATCACTTTGCCGTCGGCCGCCGCTCCGAGGACGATGACACCTTTTTCCACTTTCTGTTTCAGTTCATCGATCATCTGGCGGAGTGAATTGTTGTCTTTCGCGTCCACACGGGAAGCGATGACGGTCATGTCATCGATCTGCTTTGCATTCGCCAGAACGTCGGTCAGCTGACTGTTGCCGAGCTTCGCAGTCAGGGAGTCGTTTTCCCGCTGCAGCTCTTTCATATCCGCCATAAGCGCTTCGGCTTTGCCTGCCAGTTCTTTCGGGTTTGCCTTCAAGAGGGCCGCCGCCTGAGAGAGCACTGCCGCCTCCTCTTTGAATGAACGGTAGGCCTGCTTGGCTGTGACCGC comes from Sporosarcina trichiuri and encodes:
- a CDS encoding O-methyltransferase, with translation MSDYVTYRKRFDNETDPLIGEMETYAEENRVPIMDREGLDTFIGLLTIQQPGRLLEIGSAIGYSAIRLARAVPGLHVSTIERDSDRHAKAAEYITRAGLSGSIRLFLDDALLFDDSELPFRQYDALFIDAAKGQYKRFFEKYTPAVREGGIIYCDNMFMHGLAFLEDGEIPKRSRTMIRNLKSFTEWIMANPAFATSLIPVGDGILIARKL
- the mltG gene encoding endolytic transglycosylase MltG — protein: MAKGSKKEVMFERMQEQKREVRTVRKIVLWIALAIILVTAITGFFGYRYIKSALQPMDENTEKTVQVEIPIGSGLDTISDILEEKGLVKNSRIFKYYAKVNNEADFQAGTYELSAAMTPDELLQSLKTGKVYRTPVFTMTIPEGLTVDQIAERVAAKTDITAEEFMDYVDADATIENLQAAYPEIITDEVKNEEIRHPLEGYLFPATYPFYEEKPTVQTIVETMVDGTQANVTPYLATLEEQKKSVHWLLTFASLLEREATAQADRQTIASVFNNRLEAEMPLQTDPTVLYSLGEHKDKVTHKDLEVKNAYNTYQNKGLPPGPIAAPGAESIEAVIDPSDTGYFYFLADKTGKNHFAKTYDDHLKLKAKYIDGK
- a CDS encoding DUF1292 domain-containing protein, which gives rise to MEHGMETMTIVDENGTEHVCEVIFTFESEDYGKSYVLYHVLGDEPKDDDEEIEIFASSFVPSEDGEDGDLMPVETDEEWEMIEEVFGTFLDEQDEEDE
- the ruvX gene encoding Holliday junction resolvase RuvX, which gives rise to MKVMGLDVGSKTVGVAVSDAMGWTAQGIETIKIDESIGNFGMKRIKELVKEHDISSFVVGYPKNMNNTAGPRAEASERYAKALEEKFGLPAILWDERMTTMAAERMLIEADVSRKKRKTVIDKMAAVMILQGYLDSKN
- a CDS encoding IreB family regulatory phosphoprotein, which produces MNSYDKTMKFNFPEESMEQEVQQVMLHVYRALEEKGYNPINQLVGYLLSGDPAYIPRHEDARNMIRKLERDEILEELVKFYIRENGGGAK